From one Trifolium pratense cultivar HEN17-A07 linkage group LG1, ARS_RC_1.1, whole genome shotgun sequence genomic stretch:
- the LOC123885265 gene encoding protein fluG yields the protein MDWSELRKAVEEVELVDAHAHNLVALDSNFPFIHAFSEAQGDALASSQHSLSFKRSLRDLAELYGCDSSLQCVEEYRGVSGLELACSTCFKAARISAILIDDGLELDKKHDIEWHKGFTTLVGRILRIEKVAEKILDEDLPDGFSWTLDSFTKAFVSKLESVASEIYGLKSIAAYRSGLEINTNVTKIEAEEGLTQVLLAAKPIRIENKNLIDYIFLQSLEVAQSYDLPMQIHTGFGDQDLDMRLSNPLHLRSIFEDKRYSKSRIVLLHASYPFSKEASYLASVYPQVYLDFGLAIPKLSVHGMISSLKELLELAPINKVMFSTDGYAFPETFYLGAKKSREVIFSVLRDSCIDGDLSIPEAVEAAKDILARNAIHFYKINFANSVVSSHNSLPLTVIDDLESDVSFVRIIWVDNSGQHRCRAVPRKRFNNAVTKNGVGLAFAVMGMTSFLDGPAADCGLGAVGETRLTPDISTRKTIPWSKQDEMVLGDMNAKPGQAWEYCPREALRRASKILKDEFDLVMNAGFENEFFLLKSITREGKEEWIPFDSSPYCSSSAFDAASPILREVASALHSMGIPVEQVHAEAGKGQFELVLGHTICTKAADNLVYTRETVRSIARKHGLLATFIPKYALDDLGSGSHVHLSLWQNGKNVFMASDGSSTYGISTLGKEFMAGVLYNLPSILPFVAPLPISYDRLQPNTWSGAYLFWGNENKEAPLRAASPPGIPGGLVSNFEVKSFDGSANPYLGLAAIIAAGIDGLRRHLSLPKPVDKDPNPENLQRLPKSLSESLEALHKADFLEEFFSDKLLTAIKAIRKAEIDHYLGNKDAYKQLIHRY from the exons ATGGATTGGAGTGAGTTGAGAAAAGCGGTGGAAGAGGTTGAACTTGTGGATGCTCATGCTCACAACTTAGTTGCACTTGACTCcaattttccattcattcatGCTTTTTCTGAAGCCCAAGGCGATGCTCTTGCTTCTTCACAACACTCTCTATCCTTCAAG AGAAGTTTAAGGGATTTAGCTGAGCTATATGGATGTGATTCATCTTTGCAATGCGTCGAAGAATATCGAGGAGTGTCTGGATTGGAACTCGCGTGTTCGACATGTTTCAAAGCTGCAAGAATTTCTGCTATACTCATAGATGATGGGTTAGAATTGGACAAAAAACATGATATAGAATGGCATAAGGGTTTTACAACTCTTGTTGGTCGAATCTTAAGAATCGAAAAAGTGGCTGAGAAAATCCTTGATGAA GATTTGCCTGATGGATTTAGCTGGACACTGGATTCATTCACTAAAGCATTCGTCTCAAAGTTGGAATC AGTCGCCAGTGAGATCTATGGTTTGAAAAGCATAGCTGCATATCGCAGTGGACTAGAAATCAATACAAATGTGACTAAAATAGAGGCTGAAGAGGGTCTCACACAGGTGTTACTTG CCGCCAAGCCTATTcgtattgaaaacaaaaatcttaTCGATTACATCTTCTTGCAAAGTTTGGAAGTTGCTCAATCCTATGACCTGCCAATGCAGATACACACAGG CTTTGGTGATCAAGATTTGGATATGCGACTGTCGAATCCTCTTCATCTCCGTTCAATTTTTGAGGACAAGAGATATTCAAAATCTCGGATAGTTCTTTTACATGCATCCTATCCATTCTCGAAGGAAGCATCGTATCTAGCATCTGTGTACCCTCAG GTTTACCTTGATTTTGGGTTGGCAATTCCAAAGCTTAGTGTACATGGGATGATTTCATCATTGAAAGAGCTTTTAGAACTGGCTCCAATAAATAAG GTGATGTTTAGTACCGACGGCTATGCATTTCCTGAAACCTTCTACTTAG GTGCAAAGAAGTCTCGTGAAGTTATTTTCTCCGTTCTGCGCGATTCATGCATTGATGGTGATCTCTCTATTCCCGAGGCTGTGGAAGCTGCGAAAGACATCCTTGCAAGAAATGCAATCCATTTCTATAAGATTAATTTTGCTAACAGTGTTGTTAGTTCACATAATAGTTTACCACTAACTGTGATTGATGATTTAGAGAGTGATGTTTCATTTGTTCGTATAATATGGGTTGATAATTCAGGACAACACAGATGCCGT GCTGTTCCTAGAAAGCGTTTCAACAATGCTGTTACGAAGAATGGGGTTGGTTTAGCATTTGCGGTTATGGGAATGACTTCTTTTTTGGATGGACCTGCAGCTGATTGTGGTTTAGGTGCCGTTGGTGAAACAAGATTAACGCCTGACATCTCTACTAGAAAGACAATTCCTTG GAGCAAGCAAGATGAAATGGTTTTGGGTGATATGAATGCTAAACCTGGCCAAGCATGGGAATATTGTCCAAGAGAGGCCTTAAGAAGAGCTTCCAAAATTCTCAAAGATGAATTTGATTTG GTAATGAATGCAGGATTTGAGAATGAGTTTTTTCTCTTGAAGAGTATAACAAG GGAAGGGAAAGAAGAATGGATACCATTTGATTCTAGTCCTTACTGCTCCTCGTCAGCATTTGATGCTGCTTCCCCAATACTTCGCGAAGTAGCTTCTGCTTTACATTCCATGGGCATTCCAGTAGAACAG GTACATGCCGAAGCTGGAAAAGGTCAATTTGAGCTTGTTCTGGGACATACCATTTGTACTAAAGCTGCCGACAACTTAGTTTACACACGTGAAACTGTTAGGTCAATTGCTAGAAAACATGGTCTGCTCGCAACTTTTATTCCAAA GTATGCATTAGACGATTTGGGTTCTGGAAGCCATGTGCATCTAAGCTTGTGGCAGAATGGTAAAAATGTATTTATGGCATCAGATGGATCATCAACATACGGAATATCAACTTTGGGAAAAGAATTTATGGCTGGAGTTCTATATAATCTTCCTTCTATTTTGCCATTTGTAGCACCGCTTCCTATCAG TTATGATAGGTTGCAGCCGAACACATGGAGTGGTGCATACTTGTTCTGGGGCAATGAAAATAAGGAGGCTCCATTGCGAGCTGCATCGCCTCCTGGAATTCCTGGTGGTTTAGTGAGTAATTTTGAGGTTAAATCATTTGATGGTTCTGCAAACCCATACTTAGGCTTAGCTGCTATAATTGCTGCTGGAATTGACGGCCTTCGCCGGCATCTTTCTCTTCCCAAACCAGTCG ATAAAGATCCAAATCCAGAAAACCTTCAGAGATTACCAAAATCACTTTCAGAATCTTTGGAAGCTCTCCATAAGGCTGACTTCCTTGAAGAATTTTTTAGTGATAAGTTGTTGACTGCCATAAAAGCAATTCGAAAG GCTGAAATTGATCATTACTTGGGGAACAAGGATGCATACAAGCAACTTATACACCGTTATTGA
- the LOC123883874 gene encoding proteasome subunit alpha type-5-like isoform X2, with protein sequence MLVRLLSMHGLKLRYCTEPSGTFWQCKAKAIGSGSEGADSSLQEQYNKDLTLSLVITKISKLVTTLNPLLDWSSQNSQIR encoded by the exons ATGCTCGTACGCTTGTTGAGCATGCACGGGTTGAAACTCAG ATATTGCACTGAACCTTCTGGCACATTTTGGCAGTGCAAGGCAAAAGCTATTGGCTCAGGATCTGAAGGCGCTGACAGTTCTCTGCAAGAACAATACAACAAG GACTTAACTCTAAGTTTGGTCAtcacaaaaatttcaaagttgGTGACTACTCTAAATCCTCTTTTGGATTGGTCCTCACAAAATTCTCAAATTCGATGA
- the LOC123883867 gene encoding thaumatin-like protein 1b, with translation MTSTRVSLCLSFAFLFYAVVGGAKVTFTNRCEYNVWPGTLTGDQKPQLSTTGFELGPGATISVDLPSPWSGRFWGRTGCSNNNGRFSCATADCASGQVGCNGAGAIPPATLVEITVASNGGQDFYDVSNVDGFNVPMSVTPQGGSGDCKTSSCPGNINVVCPSELQVRGSDGSVIACKSACLALNQDQYCCRGDYNTEEKCPPTNYSMVFKNQCPGAYSYAYDDKSSTFTCFARPDYAITFCPST, from the coding sequence ATGACAAGCACCCGTGTTTCTCTCTGCCTTAGCTTTGCATTCCTCTTCTATGCGGTGGTTGGAGGAGCTAAGGTCACATTCACAAATAGATGTGAATACAATGTTTGGCCAGGAACGTTAACCGGAGACCAAAAACCTCAACTATCAACGACAGGTTTTGAGTTAGGACCTGGAGCAACAATTTCAGTGGACCTTCCATCACCATGGTCGGGTCGATTTTGGGGTAGAACAGGATGCTCCAATAACAATGGAAGGTTCAGCTGTGCCACAGCCGATTGTGCTTCCGGTCAAGTGGGTTGCAATGGTGCTGGCGCAATCCCGCCAGCAACATTGGTTGAAATAACGGTAGCATCAAACGGTGGACAGGATTTCTATGATGTGAGCAATGTTGATGGGTTCAACGTCCCCATGTCGGTAACGCCACAAGGTGGGAGTGGTGACTGCAAAACCTCAAGTTGTCCTGGGAACATCAATGTTGTGTGTCCTTCAGAACTTCAAGTGAGAGGTTCTGATGGGAGTGTGATTGCTTGTAAGAGTGCTTGTTTGGCTTTAAATCAAGATCAATATTGTTGTCGCGGAGATTACAACACTGAAGAAAAATGTCCACCCACAAACTACTCTATGGTTTTCAAGAACCAGTGTCCCGGTGCTTATAGCTATGCTTATGATGATAAGAGCAGCACTTTCACTTGTTTTGCAAGACCTGACTATGCCATCACTTTCTGCCCATCAACTTAA
- the LOC123883874 gene encoding uncharacterized protein LOC123883874 isoform X1 — protein sequence MSDLSHSFKFTLYYFKVSTLKNWCLFFQLPTQFPPICMHILAEFEHEWIETQGLIADARTLVEHARVETQCKAKAIGSGSEGADSSLQEQYNKDLTLSLVITKISKLVTTLNPLLDWSSQNSQIR from the exons ATGTCGGACTTATCCCACTCTTTTAAATTCACACTTTACTATTTTAAAGTCTCAACTCTCAAGAATTGGTGTTTATTTTTCCAACTTCCGACCCAATTCCCTCCAATTTGCATGCATATTCTAGCAGAATTTGAGCATGAGTGGATTGAAACTCAGGGATTGATTGCTGATGCTCGTACGCTTGTTGAGCATGCACGGGTTGAAACTCAG TGCAAGGCAAAAGCTATTGGCTCAGGATCTGAAGGCGCTGACAGTTCTCTGCAAGAACAATACAACAAG GACTTAACTCTAAGTTTGGTCAtcacaaaaatttcaaagttgGTGACTACTCTAAATCCTCTTTTGGATTGGTCCTCACAAAATTCTCAAATTCGATGA